In the genome of Mytilus edulis chromosome 14, xbMytEdul2.2, whole genome shotgun sequence, the window aaaaaagaaacataatttataaatacattttattcgTGGTCTAAGCACCGCAGAATTCGGCCATGCAGAGACTCATTTAAATTGATTAGACCATTATCATCAATATCAACCTCTgaacaaatgtatataactgaAAGTGCGGGAACGATTTCCGGAATTCGTTTTAATAACTTCAATTTGAATGGGTTATTATCAATAGTGTTAAAGTAGTAACCATGTATAACTTTATTTCCCTGATGATACGAGGCACCCCATTTGTCGGTAgctgtttttcttaaaattattggGTCTTTGCTTGCTCTTAAAATATAATATGGACAATCAGTGTCATCAGCCTTAACTGCAAAAATTGTTCCATTTGAAACAAAGTCACAAATATTAGTCTCGTCATCAACCCCTTCGTCGTTATTGGAATCGGCATCAGAGTCATTATGTGTCGATTCTTtcaccatttttattttattatatgttcCCAATTGTGCATCGTTCATACAGGTGCTATAATTTCCAACAATACAACTTTGACAAGAATAACAAGATAATTTTCTTACAAAAATCTCTCCATCATCGAATGATCGAACTTGGTGAATTTTTCGGTTTTCTTTAACGGGAAGAAAGTTCCGATCCCGATCTCGATTAACGGAGTCTACATATCGAAAAATTCGTCGAGAACATTTAGAAGAGTCTGCCGTAGTGGACAAATTACTCTGCGCGTAATCAAATAGGTCGCTTGAACTTTGTATCACATGTGTACCACGAATAACTGCTAGATCAGCTTGTTTCTTTATAAACCCGCCTGCTGCATCTTGTGGACCACGCGCATGAGATGTTTCGAAATAGTTTCGAAGAATCGTTGCATATCCAAAATCGGAGCAGGAATAACTTACATCTCCCATACAATGTCGACTTTTATATTGTGAGCTACACCCGTCAGTAAACTCATGCATTACCGATATTTCACAGTTAATAGATTTCAAATATTCCGAGACCAAGTTTTGCACACAATTTGTATAATGATGATCATGTTTTTGGTCTGGGCTTATCACAAAAAACTGTTCAGTGACAATATTTGGTTCTTCCGCGGTGCTATCTTTTCCGTCATATTCGAGAACTGAATGTCTATGTAATATTGTAACATGTAGTGAAACCTctaatttctgaaaataagaggaTTGAATTTCATTCTGTTCAGTACACTTATAATTCTCAGAAAAATCGTGAACTGTCACACAATGACCTATCGGAAGATTTTCAACCAATGATTTCATTTGCTTAGATTGCCAGTATGCACGGAATTGATGTGCAGGAAACGTCTCTAAAAGTTTTCTTAAGTATTGAAACATTTCAGCAGGGGAAGAACTTTTTCTCACAAGAACCAATTTCCTTATCATTTTATCACCTTTAActttaacatttttgtattcgTATCGTTCCCAAGAAATTTGGACATCACTTTCATCTAATTCTCCTGGCAACATTGAAAATTTACAGACGCCACATTCAGAGCACAGCCTATCTAAGCACGATATCTTATGTTGATGTGTATTTGCTGAACGAGTACATAAAGTATCATCTACAAGCTCACTCAAAGATTCATACAATTTTACCTCACTGCTTCCTTCCCTGGACAGTAATCTTTTACGAAATTGCATACATGATTTAAAAAGCGACCTCATCTCAACATGCTGTCGACAACAGCATGTAACTTTGTCCTTAAACTGTGCTGTTCTTACAAAAAACGGCTTGCATTTTTCAAACGCCCTTTGTCCAATCTGTTCATCAGGATATTCATTCTTGAACTGAAGAAATACTTCGGTCTgtgttttttctaaaatataacaCGAATGAGAGGAATATACATTGGGGCTAATTCTTACTCGTTTGatgtcatttttgttatttgttggtCTGCTGACATTTGATTGAAGCCAGAAATCATGAACAATTCTTTTGGTTCGTTCTGTCAGGGCATCGGATCTGGTTTTCCGAGTCGTGTAAAGAAATGACGAGTGTTCTGAATGCAAGACTTTGGTTCTATTGTTTTTCCCTTTCTGTAAAGTTCTACTATTTACGCCTAATATATTTGCCAAACTTTTCGTTGCTCTCTTTCTATCGGATATATTTTCACCGCTAACAGACGAAGTTAGAATATTTAATGCAGCTTTATCTTCTCCATTTCTCTTGTGTTTTACCGACGTAATTACATCTTGTATATTACGAATCGCCATTTTTTCTACGCTTTCTTCAAACGAATCATGAAATTTTTTAATTCCTGGTGATTTTAAAATTCGATTACAGTCAACGTATGCAGAAAGTACAGCCGCTCGTTTATTTGGAGTTATTGGAAGTGCTTGTTTCAATTTTTTGATTGACctggaaaaaaaagaagacaggTCATTTCATTTGAATAAACCCATGATGATTTTTACGAGACATTTACGAagctttttttgtatttataattatagaatgcataaaggggggggggggggttctgattTAAATTAATGTAGCCTGTACCGCTGTCGTAAGTTTTACTTCCGCTTAAATATGTTACAAAAAAGGAATGCTCGGTTTGTATGTGATCAGGATTATCCTTATATATAACCTGCAAAAAGGAATCCTTCTGTCTATTGATAACAAAACTCTTCCCATGAAAAGGGGAGCTATTTCTTCCCTTGTCTTAATCCACATTCATGTGTATTTGGACTAGTTAATGCTTCTATCTTCGATATAC includes:
- the LOC139502774 gene encoding uncharacterized protein, whose product is MDSTAKTNLTTTERIRLNKERKEKRRREQKARCYIKNRYKKKKLSKTKALSETKSAIKQRLYNERRKQQNLQKDNKKENRRNYMNNYRKRIRADLTSTPKSDEGIPFSNRMDKARSIKKLKQALPITPNKRAAVLSAYVDCNRILKSPGIKKFHDSFEESVEKMAIRNIQDVITSVKHKRNGEDKAALNILTSSVSGENISDRKRATKSLANILGVNSRTLQKGKNNRTKVLHSEHSSFLYTTRKTRSDALTERTKRIVHDFWLQSNVSRPTNNKNDIKRVRISPNVYSSHSCYILEKTQTEVFLQFKNEYPDEQIGQRAFEKCKPFFVRTAQFKDKVTCCCRQHVEMRSLFKSCMQFRKRLLSREGSSEVKLYESLSELVDDTLCTRSANTHQHKISCLDRLCSECGVCKFSMLPGELDESDVQISWERYEYKNVKVKGDKMIRKLVLVRKSSSPAEMFQYLRKLLETFPAHQFRAYWQSKQMKSLVENLPIGHCVTVHDFSENYKCTEQNEIQSSYFQKLEVSLHVTILHRHSVLEYDGKDSTAEEPNIVTEQFFVISPDQKHDHHYTNCVQNLVSEYLKSINCEISVMHEFTDGCSSQYKSRHCMGDVSYSCSDFGYATILRNYFETSHARGPQDAAGGFIKKQADLAVIRGTHVIQSSSDLFDYAQSNLSTTADSSKCSRRIFRYVDSVNRDRDRNFLPVKENRKIHQVRSFDDGEIFVRKLSCYSCQSCIVGNYSTCMNDAQLGTYNKIKMVKESTHNDSDADSNNDEGVDDETNICDFVSNGTIFAVKADDTDCPYYILRASKDPIILRKTATDKWGASYHQGNKVIHGYYFNTIDNNPFKLKLLKRIPEIVPALSVIYICSEVDIDDNGLINLNESLHGRILRCLDHE